The sequence AAGATATTCTTTTGCTAATTCCTCACAAAGAATATCTAAATCCTTTACGTTGCCTATTTTTTCATATGTAATACCTTTAGATATATTCCATGGCTTATATTCTGATAGTTGCCTTTTGTAAATTGCTAAATCGGCATCGCTTGATGTATTCCTCTTTAGAGCTCTTTTATTTAATCTCTCTTTAATTACTTCAAAATCGGCATCTCTTTCAATTAAGATCATATCGACTCCTAAATTCTCCTGTAAATTTAAGATCATCTTTCGATATACGTCTGAATTAAAGGTAGCATCAATAATCACAGAATTATTTGACCTGATTTCTGCATTAGTTAGATCAAATATTTTGTTATAGACTTTCTCGGTAAATTCTGGTGAATATATTCCTTGATTATAATTAGCTTTTGCGCTTTCGTGTTTTGGAATTCCTGCTAGTTCTTTTCTTATTTCATCCGAAGAAAGCCTTTTAATATTTATTCTGGCACTCAATCTTTTAGCGAGCGCACTTTTCCCTGTACCAGAGAGGCCGCAGATAACAAATATTGTTGGCAGCGCGCTATCAAAATATTTTGCAGAAAGTCTGAAATATCTTCTAATTGTTCTTTCAAGTTCTTTGTTTTTCTGCTCGTTTAAAAAAGAGAACGATAAAACCTTTCCTCTTACGTAAGCAAGATAGGATTTAAAAAAGTTTAGATAGGGTGCTATATTTTTGTTACTTAGTTCTTGATAAGAATTTATATATGCCAATGAGAGATCGTTTTTGTTGTTAAAGTCTAGATCCATTGAGAGAAATGAAATTTCAGAAGCCACGTCCTGAATTCTAAATCTTTCATTAAACTCAATACAATCAAATATATATATGTCATCTGGCATGATAGAAATATTTTTCGAGTGTAAATCTCCGTGTCCGTCGACAAATAAATCGTTTTCCATTCTTTTTAAAAAATCAGATTTGTGAGAATCAAAGAAATAAAGCGAATTATCTTTTATTAAATTGTAATTGTGTTTTGAAATTAACCAGTTTACAATATTTTCGGTTTGTCTAAAGTTTTCTTCCAGATTATATCTAATGGATTCTACAAATTGAGGATCTTTAACCTTATTGGCTATTGAATGAAAATATGTAACTTTTTCGGCGATTCTTTTGATATCTTCCATAGATACTCTATCTTTCATTAGTAAATTTGACATTAGAGAATCTTGAGGTAATTCTACCATCTTAATACAGTATTCAACTATGTTTTCAGGTGAATTTAGAATATAAAAGTTATTTATTAGACTAATGGGTAAAACCCCTAAATACAAATTTGGGCTTATTCTTGAATTTAATATGATTTCTTGTTCACAAAAAATTTTTCTATTTTCAAGAGTAGAAAAATCTAAAAAACCAAAATTAACTGGTTTTTTTATTTTATAAACATACTTTCCGGTCAAAAAAACGCAGGATATATGAGTTTCAATAAGTTTTACATCTGCTTCGTGTGGATAAAAAGAAGGTTTTAGCATCGCTTTGATTAAATTTTCCATACTTCCTCCAAAGGATATTATTTTATAGTTTATAATATTTTTAAAAGTTTAAATCATAACTTTAATTTAATACTTAATATTATAGGTTATATGCTTTGAAATAAAAAAATTTTTAAATTGTAAAAGATACAATAGATAATTGGGTCTTACTAAAAGAGGAGGTTTTTTATGTCGTTTAAAGAAGATTTAAAGGAAATAGCTGCATTTAGATTTAAGGATGAGAAATTGATGCCCATACGTAATGTAAGTTATTATGACTTAAGCAAGTTTTTAGGTATTGATGATCAAATTGAAACTCTGTTAAAAAATACTTTCAAATTCGTAAAAAGATTGCCTGCTAGTGATGTTTTGCTTTGGGGAGAGAGAGGAACTGGCAAATCAAGTTTAGTTAAAGCTATGCTTGGCAGATTTTTTTCTGAAGGATTGAGAATTATCCAAATTTATAAATCACAAATAAGTGATTTGTCAAATCTTTATGGTTTGTTAAGAGATGAGGACTATAGATTTATACTTTTTTTTGATGATCTGTCATTTTCAATAGGTGAGGACTCCTGGATGGTTTTAAAAGCGTTACTAGATGGCGATATTGAAGAGAGACCTTCTAACATACTGGTTTATGCTACGTCAAATAGAAGACATTTGACAAAAGAAGAAGATACAGATGAAAAATTTGCAAACGACTCCTATAGAGAGACTATTTCTCTGGTAGAAAGGTTTGGCATTAGGCTTTCTTTCTCTCCCTTTAGTAAGGAGCAGTATCTAAAAATTGTTAGAAATTATGCAAATCTTAGAGGTTTAGAAATTGAGGAGGATATTTTGAACCAAAAAGCTCTTGAATGGATTCAAATGGGTGGGAGTTTTACGGGACGATCTGCTTTTCAATTCGTAGAGTATTTATATGGCGAGGAAATGTTGAAAAAATTAAACTTTGAGTATATAATTAGTAATAAATATATAAATAGTTAGGGGTGTTTAAATGCCAATATTTGAGTATTTTTGTAAGGATTGTGGTGCGGACTTCGACATATATTTACCATCATCTGCTGATGGTAAAAAAGTAGTATGTCCAAACTGCAATTCAGAGAACGTTAGAAAGGTTTATAGGGTTAATCACTGGGCTAATACAAGTAGTTCTGATGATGGATCTGACTCAGGTGGCTGTTTTAGTGGTGGCTGAGGATTTTAATTAGGGCTCAGTTTGAGCCTTCGAAAGCCTGCATTAGTGCAGGCTTTTTTTATTTTAAAAAAGTAATATAATAACTAAAATTATATATTAGGGGGTGATCAAATGGATGTTTTTTCTCCATTTAGTATTAAAAATTTGAATTTTAAAAACCGTTTTATAAGATCTGCTACACACGATTGGTTAGGTAATGAAGACGGTTCAATATCAGAAAGACAATTGAATATGTTCAGAGAACTTGCAAGGGGAGAAGTTGGACTAATTGTCTCTGGCCATTCTTGTGTCGAGTTCCCACGTGGAAGAGCTGGGTTAAAGCAAAATAGGATAGATGACGATAGATTTATTGAAGGATATAAAAAATTGGCTGACGTAATACACGAAAACAACTCACTTTTTGCAATTCAAATTTCTCATGCAGGCCTCCAGACGAATAAAGATTTTACGAATAATTTAGAACCAATTGATCACAATACTATAACTAAAGAAGATATTAATATTTTGGTTGAGATTTTTACAAAAGCAGCTGTAAGGGTAAGGCTTTCTGGAGCTGACGCAGTTTGTGTTCATCTGGCTCATGGATATTTTTTGTGTAGGACGCTCTTTTCCGATTCAAACAAAAGAGAGGATGAATTTGGCAAAAGTATAGCAAATAGGTCAAAAATTGCTCTTAAGGTGATTGACTCTATTAGAAATGCTGTTGGTAAGGATTATCCAATTTTTGTAAAATTAAATTCCACAGGCGGGACTAAAGAAGGTAATATAGAAACAGAAGAACTTGTTGGCGTGTCAGTGCTTCTTGAGGAGCACGGCGTAGACTTAATTGAAATAAGTGGTGGTGTCGTTGGTTCAAAGGATAATCCAATTGATAGGTTAAATATTTTAAAAATTGAAGATGAAGGGTATTTTTTGAAAAGAGCAAAAATTGTTAGAAAAAATATTAATACTCCACTAAGCGTGGTAGGAGGTATCAGATCCCTCTCTTTGATGAATGAAATTATTGGAAAGGGTTTTTCTGATTTTATTTCTCTTAGTAGACCATTTATCAGAGAACCTGATCTGGTTATAAGACTTAAAAATGGCCAGGAAAAAGTTTCGTGTATATCTTGTAGCAAGTGCAGGAATTTTGAGGGTATAAGATGTGTTTTTAACAAATAAAATTTGACAGTTTTTTATTAATGTTATAAAATTAACCGTCTATGAAATATATATGGAGGTTTTGATATGGCTAAGGCCGGAGCAAAGGAAAAAAGAATAAGGGTAACTTTAGCATGTCAGGAGTGTAAGGAAAGAAATTATCATACTCAGAAAAATAGAATCAACGATCCAGATCGTTTGCAATTAAAGAAATATTGTCCAAGATGTAATAAAGTAACTGTTCACAAAGAAACAAAATAGTATTATAATGCTTTTGTTTTAGGCCAGTAGCTCAATGGCAGAGCACCGGTCTCCAAAACCGGGGGCTGCAGGTTCAAGTCCTGCCTGGCCTGCCATTTTTGCGTGACCACATCGCTAGTTGTGGGAGCATAAAGCTTGTTTAATTTCTTAATACCTCGTGGAGGTGTACTTTGTTATCTTTTAGTAATATAAAGGAAAAGATTGTTTCATTTTACTCTGAAGTTAAAGTTGAAGCCAGGAAAGTAAGTTGGCCTGATAGAAAAACAGTAATTTCTGCTACTGGAGTTGTTCTGGCGTTTAGTCTAATTGTTGCTGCTTTTGTAGGGGCAATTGATGCTATTTTTACTGCTATTTTTAACTTCTTGATTTCAACATTTGGTCATTGGACTTCCTTATGACAAAAGCTAATCCTAATTTAAAATGGTACGTTATTACAACTCTTTCTAATTATGAAAAAAGAGTTGAAGAGGCAATATTGGTTAGAGCACAAAGGGAAGGTCTTGAAGACAAAATAACAAGAGTTTTAATACCTGTAGAGAAAGAAGTTAAAATGATAGGCCATCAGAAGAAAGAAAGCTCAAAAAAAGTTTTTCCTGGCTATGTTTTGGTGGAGATGGATCTTGATGATGCTACATGGAATCTTGTTAGAACTACTCCAGGAGTAACTGGTTTTATCAGTAGCAAAAAAAAGCCTTTGCCGCTAAGCCCAGAAGAAGTTGAAAAGATTATGATGTATGTAAAGTCAGATAAACCTGTGATAAGAGTAGAATTTGAAAAGGGTCAGGTAGTGAGAGTTACTGCTGGGCCATTTGCTGAACAAACGGGAGTAATTGATGAGATATTTCCTGAGAAAGGAACGGTAAGACTTGTTATAAATCTTTTTGGTCGAGATACTCCTGCTGAGATAGCTTTGACTCAAATAGAAAAGGTTTAATTTTGATTAATTGATGGAGGTTATAATAAATGGCTGCTCCTAAGAAGAAAAAGAAAAAGATTGTTGGAATTGTAAAGTTGGCGTTGCCTGCAGGTAAGGCTAATCCAGCACCACCGGTAGGTCCCGCATTGGGTCAATACGGCGTCAATATAATGGAGTTTTGTAAAGCTTATAATGCTCAAACTTCATCTCAAGAAGGGACTATAATTCCTGTAGAAATTACAGTATATGAGGACAGAAGTTTTGATTTTGTTCTCAAGACTCCCCCCGCCTCGGTCCTGATTAGAGAAGCGCTAAAATTAGAAAAAGGTAGTAGTGAACCCAATAAAAAGAAAGTCGGAAAAATAACAAGATCTAAACTTGAAGAAATAGCCCAAAAAAAGTTAAAAGATATGAACGCAAACAGTGTTGAAGGTGCAGTTAGGATGTTAGAGGGTACTGCGCGCAGCATGGGCGTAGAAGTAATTGAAGGCTAGGAGGGTAAGGATGCATAAAAGAAGTAAGAGATATATTCAGGCACTAAGTCTTTTTGATAGAAATCAGAAGTATGATCCAGCTCAAGCTGTTGAAATTGTACAAAATTCTCCTAGGGCAAAATTTGATGAGACTGTTGAGGTTTCTGTGAGAACTGGTCTGGATGTAAAGCATGCAGACCAACAAATTAGAACAACGGTATCTTTGCCAGCTGGAACAGGAAAAAAGGTTAGAGTTCTGGTTGTTGCAAAAGGGGAGAAAGCTAACGAAGCTAAAGAAGCTGGAGCTGATTATGTTGGAGCTGAAGATGTTTTACAAAAAATTCAACAGGAAAGTTGGTTTGATTTTGATGTAATTATTGCAACTCCAGATATGATGGGCGCGCTTGGTAAATTAGGTAGAATTCTTGGCCCAAAGGGTTTGATGCCAAATCCAAAAACTGGTACAGTAACTTTTGATATAGCAAGAGCTGTAAAGGAATTCAAAGCTGGCAAGGTAGAGCTAAGAACCGATAAAAGTGGCATTTTGCACGTTCCAATAGGTAAAGTTTCTTTTTCAAAAGAAGACCTGGTTGCAAATTTTGCTGCCGTAATGGATACAATTTTGAGATCAAAGCCGTCTGCTGCAAAGGGAACTTATTTGAAGAGTATTACTATTTCTTCAACAATGGGTCCTGGAATAAAGATAGACCCAACTAAGGCAGCTGAGTCTGTAAAGAAAGTAAACCTTTAATAAATAACAAGTTTAAACTGAATATTGGCCAAAGAAGCAGGTGAGATAATCATAAATCCTGCGGAGGCAAAGGAAGATAATACCCAGGTATTGCCTTTGCCTGGGTATATTCATAATTTTAAGGATAAATTTTTATCTTCATTGAAGGGAGGTGAAATATATGGTAAGTCAAATAAGAAAAAATAAAGAAAATACTGTAAGTAAAATTTTAGAAGATCTTAAAAATTCCTCTGCTGTTTTTTTACTGGATTTAAAAGGGATGAATGTAAAAGAGAGCGTTGAATTGAGGGATAGAATAAGAGAAACTTCTTCAAAACTCAGGATAGTAAAGAATACCTTGCTTGGTATAGCACTTGATCAGATTAATAAAAAGTCTTTAGTAGAAGATTTATTGTTTGGGCCAACCGCAGTTCTTTTTGTCCAGGGCGATATTAGCGCTGCCGCAAAAGTCTTGAAGGCTTCTCTTAAAGAATTTGAAAAGGGAACGATTAAAGGTGGATTTATAGAGAATAAAACGCTTAGCGCTATAGAAATTGAAGCTCTTGCTGATATTCCACCAAAAGAAGTGCTTTTATCAAAGGTGTTATATCTTTTACAGAGTCCTTTGTCAAGGTTTGCAGGAGTACTTGGTGCTGTTCCAAGAGACTTTATATATGCTATGCAGGCCCTTAAGGATAAAAAGGAGGCTTCTTGATTTTTAAAAAAATATAAATTAATTTTGTAAA comes from Thermodesulfobium acidiphilum and encodes:
- the rpmG gene encoding 50S ribosomal protein L33; protein product: MAKAGAKEKRIRVTLACQECKERNYHTQKNRINDPDRLQLKKYCPRCNKVTVHKETK
- a CDS encoding FmdB family zinc ribbon protein, yielding MPIFEYFCKDCGADFDIYLPSSADGKKVVCPNCNSENVRKVYRVNHWANTSSSDDGSDSGGCFSGG
- the rplK gene encoding 50S ribosomal protein L11; translation: MAAPKKKKKKIVGIVKLALPAGKANPAPPVGPALGQYGVNIMEFCKAYNAQTSSQEGTIIPVEITVYEDRSFDFVLKTPPASVLIREALKLEKGSSEPNKKKVGKITRSKLEEIAQKKLKDMNANSVEGAVRMLEGTARSMGVEVIEG
- the rplJ gene encoding 50S ribosomal protein L10 → MVSQIRKNKENTVSKILEDLKNSSAVFLLDLKGMNVKESVELRDRIRETSSKLRIVKNTLLGIALDQINKKSLVEDLLFGPTAVLFVQGDISAAAKVLKASLKEFEKGTIKGGFIENKTLSAIEIEALADIPPKEVLLSKVLYLLQSPLSRFAGVLGAVPRDFIYAMQALKDKKEAS
- a CDS encoding NADH:flavin oxidoreductase, which encodes MDVFSPFSIKNLNFKNRFIRSATHDWLGNEDGSISERQLNMFRELARGEVGLIVSGHSCVEFPRGRAGLKQNRIDDDRFIEGYKKLADVIHENNSLFAIQISHAGLQTNKDFTNNLEPIDHNTITKEDINILVEIFTKAAVRVRLSGADAVCVHLAHGYFLCRTLFSDSNKREDEFGKSIANRSKIALKVIDSIRNAVGKDYPIFVKLNSTGGTKEGNIETEELVGVSVLLEEHGVDLIEISGGVVGSKDNPIDRLNILKIEDEGYFLKRAKIVRKNINTPLSVVGGIRSLSLMNEIIGKGFSDFISLSRPFIREPDLVIRLKNGQEKVSCISCSKCRNFEGIRCVFNK
- the nusG gene encoding transcription termination/antitermination protein NusG, translated to MTKANPNLKWYVITTLSNYEKRVEEAILVRAQREGLEDKITRVLIPVEKEVKMIGHQKKESSKKVFPGYVLVEMDLDDATWNLVRTTPGVTGFISSKKKPLPLSPEEVEKIMMYVKSDKPVIRVEFEKGQVVRVTAGPFAEQTGVIDEIFPEKGTVRLVINLFGRDTPAEIALTQIEKV
- the rplA gene encoding 50S ribosomal protein L1, with the translated sequence MHKRSKRYIQALSLFDRNQKYDPAQAVEIVQNSPRAKFDETVEVSVRTGLDVKHADQQIRTTVSLPAGTGKKVRVLVVAKGEKANEAKEAGADYVGAEDVLQKIQQESWFDFDVIIATPDMMGALGKLGRILGPKGLMPNPKTGTVTFDIARAVKEFKAGKVELRTDKSGILHVPIGKVSFSKEDLVANFAAVMDTILRSKPSAAKGTYLKSITISSTMGPGIKIDPTKAAESVKKVNL
- the secE gene encoding preprotein translocase subunit SecE produces the protein MLSFSNIKEKIVSFYSEVKVEARKVSWPDRKTVISATGVVLAFSLIVAAFVGAIDAIFTAIFNFLISTFGHWTSL
- a CDS encoding ATP-binding protein; translated protein: MSFKEDLKEIAAFRFKDEKLMPIRNVSYYDLSKFLGIDDQIETLLKNTFKFVKRLPASDVLLWGERGTGKSSLVKAMLGRFFSEGLRIIQIYKSQISDLSNLYGLLRDEDYRFILFFDDLSFSIGEDSWMVLKALLDGDIEERPSNILVYATSNRRHLTKEEDTDEKFANDSYRETISLVERFGIRLSFSPFSKEQYLKIVRNYANLRGLEIEEDILNQKALEWIQMGGSFTGRSAFQFVEYLYGEEMLKKLNFEYIISNKYINS
- a CDS encoding AAA family ATPase, translating into MENLIKAMLKPSFYPHEADVKLIETHISCVFLTGKYVYKIKKPVNFGFLDFSTLENRKIFCEQEIILNSRISPNLYLGVLPISLINNFYILNSPENIVEYCIKMVELPQDSLMSNLLMKDRVSMEDIKRIAEKVTYFHSIANKVKDPQFVESIRYNLEENFRQTENIVNWLISKHNYNLIKDNSLYFFDSHKSDFLKRMENDLFVDGHGDLHSKNISIMPDDIYIFDCIEFNERFRIQDVASEISFLSMDLDFNNKNDLSLAYINSYQELSNKNIAPYLNFFKSYLAYVRGKVLSFSFLNEQKNKELERTIRRYFRLSAKYFDSALPTIFVICGLSGTGKSALAKRLSARINIKRLSSDEIRKELAGIPKHESAKANYNQGIYSPEFTEKVYNKIFDLTNAEIRSNNSVIIDATFNSDVYRKMILNLQENLGVDMILIERDADFEVIKERLNKRALKRNTSSDADLAIYKRQLSEYKPWNISKGITYEKIGNVKDLDILCEELAKEYLFLDVFEKNI